In Nitrospira sp., one DNA window encodes the following:
- a CDS encoding cyclophilin-like fold protein — MMTDPAKRIRITVGGVQLEAELKGSKTAGEVYAALPVDAPINTWGEEFYFKLAGVKDYRETATNQVKVGDVAYWGAGQVLAIFFGRTPMSMGPDPVPADRVNVIGKIVGDATQFRRVMEATTIRVERV; from the coding sequence ATGATGACTGATCCAGCCAAGCGCATTCGCATCACCGTGGGCGGGGTGCAACTTGAAGCCGAACTGAAGGGGTCGAAGACCGCCGGGGAGGTGTACGCCGCCTTGCCGGTCGATGCGCCGATCAACACCTGGGGCGAAGAGTTTTACTTCAAGCTGGCCGGGGTCAAGGATTATCGGGAGACCGCGACCAACCAAGTGAAAGTCGGCGATGTCGCCTACTGGGGTGCGGGGCAGGTCCTGGCGATTTTCTTCGGCCGGACGCCGATGAGCATGGGGCCGGATCCGGTGCCGGCGGATCGTGTGAACGTGATCGGGAAAATCGTGGGCGATGCGACGCAGTTCCGCCGGGTCATGGAGGCGACCACCATTCGCGTCGAGCGAGTCTAG